The Musa acuminata AAA Group cultivar baxijiao chromosome BXJ2-2, Cavendish_Baxijiao_AAA, whole genome shotgun sequence genome has a segment encoding these proteins:
- the LOC135585032 gene encoding double-stranded RNA-binding protein 4-like isoform X7, whose protein sequence is MAEEFMHKNRLQEYTQRSSITLPLYQTINEGTPHSPEFRSTVIVDGKNFTSPCTFPTKKAAEQCAAKFALEGIRIINKNKGLSLIHNDTILCKLILHEYSVKMNMNLPTYETSHKPGLIPAFVSSVLFDNKTFKGETALSKKEAERVAACTVIKYILGNCDTGDIMRQIIESKNKHYAVVHRGKGSCSSLARNEETSGPSSSIQENKMLAPLFYDIPHAVAYSEAFASVPANTAAADSICSAKEEYAGKAEVPSDDPTSHARDVVPISSKGRSREKNEEQCQLKKARVDGQSQFEPCAQHSGNLVIIDI, encoded by the exons ATGGCAGAAGAGTTCATGCATAAGAATAGGTTGCAAGAATATACACAAAGATCTTCTATCACCTTGCCACTATATCAGACTATAAATGAGGGAACGCCGCATTCGCCTGAGTTCAGGTCTACTGTAATCGTGGATGGGAAAAATTTCACTTCCCCTTGCACATTTCCGACCAAAAAGGCAGCCGAACAATGTGCAGCAAAATTTGCCCTTGAGGGCATCCGTATTATCAACAAGAACAAGGGCTTGTCTCTCATCCATAAT GATACCATTCTCTGTAAACTTATCCTGCATGAATATTCTGTGAAGATGAACATGAACCTGCCAACATATGAGACTTCTCACAAGCCAGGGCTGATTCCAGCCTTCGTCTCTTCTGTTTTGTTTGATAACAAGACATTTAAAGGTGAAACTGCACTGAGCAAAAAAGAGGCAGAAAGGGTTGCTGCTTGCACTGTTATTAAATATATTCTAG GAAACTGTGATACAGGAGATATTATGAGACAAATcatagaatcaaagaataaacatTACGCTGTGGTGCATAGAGGGAAAGGATCATGCTCATCCCTGGCTAGAAATGAAGAGACAAGTGGTCCCAGTAGTAGTATCCAAGAAAATAAAATGTTGGCTCCCTTGTTTTATGACATTCCACATGCTGTTGCATATTCTGAGGCATTTGCTTCAGTACCTGCTAACACTGCAGCAGCAGATTCTATTTGTTCAGCCAAGGAGGAATATGCAG GGAAAGCTGAAGTACCATCTGATGACCCAACTAGCCACGCCCGAGATGTGGTTCCTATTTCAAGTAAAGGGCGTTCCAGGGAAAAGAATGAAGAACAGTGCCAGTTAAAGAAAGCTCGAGTAGATGGACA GTCACAGTTTGAACCATGTGCTCAACATTCAGGGAATTTGGTCATCATCGATATCTGA
- the LOC135585032 gene encoding uncharacterized protein LOC135585032 isoform X5 → MAEEFMHKNRLQEYTQRSSITLPLYQTINEGTPHSPEFRSTVIVDGKNFTSPCTFPTKKAAEQCAAKFALEGIRIINKNKGLSLIHNDTILCKLILHEYSVKMNMNLPTYETSHKPGLIPAFVSSVLFDNKTFKGETALSKKEAERVAACTVIKYILGNCDTGDIMRQIIESKNKHYAVVHRGKGSCSSLARNEETSGPSSSIQENKMLAPLFYDIPHAVAYSEAFASVPANTAAADSICSAKEEYAGKQCSALIESWNSLSTPTVTVIAGGSTNGASGTDFVVPHMPLPIQGKAEVPSDDPTSHARDVVPISSKGRSREKNEEQCQLKKARVDGQSQFEPCAQHSGNLVIIDI, encoded by the exons ATGGCAGAAGAGTTCATGCATAAGAATAGGTTGCAAGAATATACACAAAGATCTTCTATCACCTTGCCACTATATCAGACTATAAATGAGGGAACGCCGCATTCGCCTGAGTTCAGGTCTACTGTAATCGTGGATGGGAAAAATTTCACTTCCCCTTGCACATTTCCGACCAAAAAGGCAGCCGAACAATGTGCAGCAAAATTTGCCCTTGAGGGCATCCGTATTATCAACAAGAACAAGGGCTTGTCTCTCATCCATAAT GATACCATTCTCTGTAAACTTATCCTGCATGAATATTCTGTGAAGATGAACATGAACCTGCCAACATATGAGACTTCTCACAAGCCAGGGCTGATTCCAGCCTTCGTCTCTTCTGTTTTGTTTGATAACAAGACATTTAAAGGTGAAACTGCACTGAGCAAAAAAGAGGCAGAAAGGGTTGCTGCTTGCACTGTTATTAAATATATTCTAG GAAACTGTGATACAGGAGATATTATGAGACAAATcatagaatcaaagaataaacatTACGCTGTGGTGCATAGAGGGAAAGGATCATGCTCATCCCTGGCTAGAAATGAAGAGACAAGTGGTCCCAGTAGTAGTATCCAAGAAAATAAAATGTTGGCTCCCTTGTTTTATGACATTCCACATGCTGTTGCATATTCTGAGGCATTTGCTTCAGTACCTGCTAACACTGCAGCAGCAGATTCTATTTGTTCAGCCAAGGAGGAATATGCAGGTAAACAATGTTCTGCCTTGATTGAGAGTTGGAACTCTTTGTCAACTCCAACCGTAACAGTTATAGCAGGTGGATCAACAAATGGTGCTTCCGGAACTGACTTTGTTGTGCCTCACATGCCGCTTCCTATTCAAGGGAAAGCTGAAGTACCATCTGATGACCCAACTAGCCACGCCCGAGATGTGGTTCCTATTTCAAGTAAAGGGCGTTCCAGGGAAAAGAATGAAGAACAGTGCCAGTTAAAGAAAGCTCGAGTAGATGGACA GTCACAGTTTGAACCATGTGCTCAACATTCAGGGAATTTGGTCATCATCGATATCTGA
- the LOC135585032 gene encoding uncharacterized protein LOC135585032 isoform X2 — MAEEFMHKNRLQEYTQRSSITLPLYQTINEGTPHSPEFRSTVIVDGKNFTSPCTFPTKKAAEQCAAKFALEGIRIINKNKGLSLIHNDTILCKLILHEYSVKMNMNLPTYETSHKPGLIPAFVSSVLFDNKTFKGETALSKKEAERVAACTVIKYILGNCDTGDIMRQIIESKNKHYAVVHRGKGSCSSLARNEETSGPSSSIQENKMLAPLFYDIPHAVAYSEAFASVPANTAAADSICSAKEEYAGKQCSALIESWNSLSTPTVTVIAGGSTNGASGTDFVVPHMPLPIQGKAEVPSDDPTSHARDVVPISSKGRSREKNEEQCQLKKARVDGQYVTCSRCKSVSRAKLLLYLVTDVLICLSAHLHGVTV, encoded by the exons ATGGCAGAAGAGTTCATGCATAAGAATAGGTTGCAAGAATATACACAAAGATCTTCTATCACCTTGCCACTATATCAGACTATAAATGAGGGAACGCCGCATTCGCCTGAGTTCAGGTCTACTGTAATCGTGGATGGGAAAAATTTCACTTCCCCTTGCACATTTCCGACCAAAAAGGCAGCCGAACAATGTGCAGCAAAATTTGCCCTTGAGGGCATCCGTATTATCAACAAGAACAAGGGCTTGTCTCTCATCCATAAT GATACCATTCTCTGTAAACTTATCCTGCATGAATATTCTGTGAAGATGAACATGAACCTGCCAACATATGAGACTTCTCACAAGCCAGGGCTGATTCCAGCCTTCGTCTCTTCTGTTTTGTTTGATAACAAGACATTTAAAGGTGAAACTGCACTGAGCAAAAAAGAGGCAGAAAGGGTTGCTGCTTGCACTGTTATTAAATATATTCTAG GAAACTGTGATACAGGAGATATTATGAGACAAATcatagaatcaaagaataaacatTACGCTGTGGTGCATAGAGGGAAAGGATCATGCTCATCCCTGGCTAGAAATGAAGAGACAAGTGGTCCCAGTAGTAGTATCCAAGAAAATAAAATGTTGGCTCCCTTGTTTTATGACATTCCACATGCTGTTGCATATTCTGAGGCATTTGCTTCAGTACCTGCTAACACTGCAGCAGCAGATTCTATTTGTTCAGCCAAGGAGGAATATGCAGGTAAACAATGTTCTGCCTTGATTGAGAGTTGGAACTCTTTGTCAACTCCAACCGTAACAGTTATAGCAGGTGGATCAACAAATGGTGCTTCCGGAACTGACTTTGTTGTGCCTCACATGCCGCTTCCTATTCAAGGGAAAGCTGAAGTACCATCTGATGACCCAACTAGCCACGCCCGAGATGTGGTTCCTATTTCAAGTAAAGGGCGTTCCAGGGAAAAGAATGAAGAACAGTGCCAGTTAAAGAAAGCTCGAGTAGATGGACAGTATGTTACCTGTTCTCGTTGCAAGTCTGTATCGCGTGCAAAGTTGCTACTTTACTTGGTTACGGATGTGCTGATATGCTTAAGTGCACACCTCCATGGT GTCACAGTTTGA
- the LOC135585032 gene encoding double-stranded RNA-binding protein 1-like isoform X4 yields MAEEFMHKNRLQEYTQRSSITLPLYQTINEGTPHSPEFRSTVIVDGKNFTSPCTFPTKKAAEQCAAKFALEGIRIINKNKGLSLIHNDTILCKLILHEYSVKMNMNLPTYETSHKPGLIPAFVSSVLFDNKTFKGETALSKKEAERVAACTVIKYILGNCDTGDIMRQIIESKNKHYAVVHRGKGSCSSLARNEETSGPSSSIQENKMLAPLFYDIPHAVAYSEAFASVPANTAAADSICSAKEEYAGGSTNGASGTDFVVPHMPLPIQGKAEVPSDDPTSHARDVVPISSKGRSREKNEEQCQLKKARVDGQYVTCSRCKSVSRAKLLLYLVTDVLICLSAHLHGVLTFLFVELS; encoded by the exons ATGGCAGAAGAGTTCATGCATAAGAATAGGTTGCAAGAATATACACAAAGATCTTCTATCACCTTGCCACTATATCAGACTATAAATGAGGGAACGCCGCATTCGCCTGAGTTCAGGTCTACTGTAATCGTGGATGGGAAAAATTTCACTTCCCCTTGCACATTTCCGACCAAAAAGGCAGCCGAACAATGTGCAGCAAAATTTGCCCTTGAGGGCATCCGTATTATCAACAAGAACAAGGGCTTGTCTCTCATCCATAAT GATACCATTCTCTGTAAACTTATCCTGCATGAATATTCTGTGAAGATGAACATGAACCTGCCAACATATGAGACTTCTCACAAGCCAGGGCTGATTCCAGCCTTCGTCTCTTCTGTTTTGTTTGATAACAAGACATTTAAAGGTGAAACTGCACTGAGCAAAAAAGAGGCAGAAAGGGTTGCTGCTTGCACTGTTATTAAATATATTCTAG GAAACTGTGATACAGGAGATATTATGAGACAAATcatagaatcaaagaataaacatTACGCTGTGGTGCATAGAGGGAAAGGATCATGCTCATCCCTGGCTAGAAATGAAGAGACAAGTGGTCCCAGTAGTAGTATCCAAGAAAATAAAATGTTGGCTCCCTTGTTTTATGACATTCCACATGCTGTTGCATATTCTGAGGCATTTGCTTCAGTACCTGCTAACACTGCAGCAGCAGATTCTATTTGTTCAGCCAAGGAGGAATATGCAG GTGGATCAACAAATGGTGCTTCCGGAACTGACTTTGTTGTGCCTCACATGCCGCTTCCTATTCAAGGGAAAGCTGAAGTACCATCTGATGACCCAACTAGCCACGCCCGAGATGTGGTTCCTATTTCAAGTAAAGGGCGTTCCAGGGAAAAGAATGAAGAACAGTGCCAGTTAAAGAAAGCTCGAGTAGATGGACAGTATGTTACCTGTTCTCGTTGCAAGTCTGTATCGCGTGCAAAGTTGCTACTTTACTTGGTTACGGATGTGCTGATATGCTTAAGTGCACACCTCCATGGTGTACTAACCTTTCTTTTTGTAGAATTGTCTTGA
- the LOC135585032 gene encoding uncharacterized protein LOC135585032 isoform X1, producing MAEEFMHKNRLQEYTQRSSITLPLYQTINEGTPHSPEFRSTVIVDGKNFTSPCTFPTKKAAEQCAAKFALEGIRIINKNKGLSLIHNDTILCKLILHEYSVKMNMNLPTYETSHKPGLIPAFVSSVLFDNKTFKGETALSKKEAERVAACTVIKYILGNCDTGDIMRQIIESKNKHYAVVHRGKGSCSSLARNEETSGPSSSIQENKMLAPLFYDIPHAVAYSEAFASVPANTAAADSICSAKEEYAGKQCSALIESWNSLSTPTVTVIAGGSTNGASGTDFVVPHMPLPIQGKAEVPSDDPTSHARDVVPISSKGRSREKNEEQCQLKKARVDGQYVTCSRCKSVSRAKLLLYLVTDVLICLSAHLHGVLTFLFVELS from the exons ATGGCAGAAGAGTTCATGCATAAGAATAGGTTGCAAGAATATACACAAAGATCTTCTATCACCTTGCCACTATATCAGACTATAAATGAGGGAACGCCGCATTCGCCTGAGTTCAGGTCTACTGTAATCGTGGATGGGAAAAATTTCACTTCCCCTTGCACATTTCCGACCAAAAAGGCAGCCGAACAATGTGCAGCAAAATTTGCCCTTGAGGGCATCCGTATTATCAACAAGAACAAGGGCTTGTCTCTCATCCATAAT GATACCATTCTCTGTAAACTTATCCTGCATGAATATTCTGTGAAGATGAACATGAACCTGCCAACATATGAGACTTCTCACAAGCCAGGGCTGATTCCAGCCTTCGTCTCTTCTGTTTTGTTTGATAACAAGACATTTAAAGGTGAAACTGCACTGAGCAAAAAAGAGGCAGAAAGGGTTGCTGCTTGCACTGTTATTAAATATATTCTAG GAAACTGTGATACAGGAGATATTATGAGACAAATcatagaatcaaagaataaacatTACGCTGTGGTGCATAGAGGGAAAGGATCATGCTCATCCCTGGCTAGAAATGAAGAGACAAGTGGTCCCAGTAGTAGTATCCAAGAAAATAAAATGTTGGCTCCCTTGTTTTATGACATTCCACATGCTGTTGCATATTCTGAGGCATTTGCTTCAGTACCTGCTAACACTGCAGCAGCAGATTCTATTTGTTCAGCCAAGGAGGAATATGCAGGTAAACAATGTTCTGCCTTGATTGAGAGTTGGAACTCTTTGTCAACTCCAACCGTAACAGTTATAGCAGGTGGATCAACAAATGGTGCTTCCGGAACTGACTTTGTTGTGCCTCACATGCCGCTTCCTATTCAAGGGAAAGCTGAAGTACCATCTGATGACCCAACTAGCCACGCCCGAGATGTGGTTCCTATTTCAAGTAAAGGGCGTTCCAGGGAAAAGAATGAAGAACAGTGCCAGTTAAAGAAAGCTCGAGTAGATGGACAGTATGTTACCTGTTCTCGTTGCAAGTCTGTATCGCGTGCAAAGTTGCTACTTTACTTGGTTACGGATGTGCTGATATGCTTAAGTGCACACCTCCATGGTGTACTAACCTTTCTTTTTGTAGAATTGTCTTGA
- the LOC135585032 gene encoding double-stranded RNA-binding protein 4-like isoform X6 encodes MAEEFMHKNRLQEYTQRSSITLPLYQTINEGTPHSPEFRSTVIVDGKNFTSPCTFPTKKAAEQCAAKFALEGIRIINKNKGLSLIHNDTILCKLILHEYSVKMNMNLPTYETSHKPGLIPAFVSSVLFDNKTFKGETALSKKEAERVAACTVIKYILGNCDTGDIMRQIIESKNKHYAVVHRGKGSCSSLARNEETSGPSSSIQENKMLAPLFYDIPHAVAYSEAFASVPANTAAADSICSAKEEYAGKAEVPSDDPTSHARDVVPISSKGRSREKNEEQCQLKKARVDGQYVTCSRCKSVSRAKLLLYLVTDVLICLSAHLHGVLTFLFVELS; translated from the exons ATGGCAGAAGAGTTCATGCATAAGAATAGGTTGCAAGAATATACACAAAGATCTTCTATCACCTTGCCACTATATCAGACTATAAATGAGGGAACGCCGCATTCGCCTGAGTTCAGGTCTACTGTAATCGTGGATGGGAAAAATTTCACTTCCCCTTGCACATTTCCGACCAAAAAGGCAGCCGAACAATGTGCAGCAAAATTTGCCCTTGAGGGCATCCGTATTATCAACAAGAACAAGGGCTTGTCTCTCATCCATAAT GATACCATTCTCTGTAAACTTATCCTGCATGAATATTCTGTGAAGATGAACATGAACCTGCCAACATATGAGACTTCTCACAAGCCAGGGCTGATTCCAGCCTTCGTCTCTTCTGTTTTGTTTGATAACAAGACATTTAAAGGTGAAACTGCACTGAGCAAAAAAGAGGCAGAAAGGGTTGCTGCTTGCACTGTTATTAAATATATTCTAG GAAACTGTGATACAGGAGATATTATGAGACAAATcatagaatcaaagaataaacatTACGCTGTGGTGCATAGAGGGAAAGGATCATGCTCATCCCTGGCTAGAAATGAAGAGACAAGTGGTCCCAGTAGTAGTATCCAAGAAAATAAAATGTTGGCTCCCTTGTTTTATGACATTCCACATGCTGTTGCATATTCTGAGGCATTTGCTTCAGTACCTGCTAACACTGCAGCAGCAGATTCTATTTGTTCAGCCAAGGAGGAATATGCAG GGAAAGCTGAAGTACCATCTGATGACCCAACTAGCCACGCCCGAGATGTGGTTCCTATTTCAAGTAAAGGGCGTTCCAGGGAAAAGAATGAAGAACAGTGCCAGTTAAAGAAAGCTCGAGTAGATGGACAGTATGTTACCTGTTCTCGTTGCAAGTCTGTATCGCGTGCAAAGTTGCTACTTTACTTGGTTACGGATGTGCTGATATGCTTAAGTGCACACCTCCATGGTGTACTAACCTTTCTTTTTGTAGAATTGTCTTGA
- the LOC135585032 gene encoding double-stranded RNA-binding protein 1-like isoform X3, with product MAEEFMHKNRLQEYTQRSSITLPLYQTINEGTPHSPEFRSTVIVDGKNFTSPCTFPTKKAAEQCAAKFALEGIRIINKNKGLSLIHNDTILCKLILHEYSVKMNMNLPTYETSHKPGLIPAFVSSVLFDNKTFKGETALSKKEAERVAACTVIKYILGNCDTGDIMRQIIESKNKHYAVVHRGKGSCSSLARNEETSGPSSSIQENKMLAPLFYDIPHAVAYSEAFASVPANTAAADSICSAKEEYAVIAGGSTNGASGTDFVVPHMPLPIQGKAEVPSDDPTSHARDVVPISSKGRSREKNEEQCQLKKARVDGQYVTCSRCKSVSRAKLLLYLVTDVLICLSAHLHGVLTFLFVELS from the exons ATGGCAGAAGAGTTCATGCATAAGAATAGGTTGCAAGAATATACACAAAGATCTTCTATCACCTTGCCACTATATCAGACTATAAATGAGGGAACGCCGCATTCGCCTGAGTTCAGGTCTACTGTAATCGTGGATGGGAAAAATTTCACTTCCCCTTGCACATTTCCGACCAAAAAGGCAGCCGAACAATGTGCAGCAAAATTTGCCCTTGAGGGCATCCGTATTATCAACAAGAACAAGGGCTTGTCTCTCATCCATAAT GATACCATTCTCTGTAAACTTATCCTGCATGAATATTCTGTGAAGATGAACATGAACCTGCCAACATATGAGACTTCTCACAAGCCAGGGCTGATTCCAGCCTTCGTCTCTTCTGTTTTGTTTGATAACAAGACATTTAAAGGTGAAACTGCACTGAGCAAAAAAGAGGCAGAAAGGGTTGCTGCTTGCACTGTTATTAAATATATTCTAG GAAACTGTGATACAGGAGATATTATGAGACAAATcatagaatcaaagaataaacatTACGCTGTGGTGCATAGAGGGAAAGGATCATGCTCATCCCTGGCTAGAAATGAAGAGACAAGTGGTCCCAGTAGTAGTATCCAAGAAAATAAAATGTTGGCTCCCTTGTTTTATGACATTCCACATGCTGTTGCATATTCTGAGGCATTTGCTTCAGTACCTGCTAACACTGCAGCAGCAGATTCTATTTGTTCAGCCAAGGAGGAATATGCAG TTATAGCAGGTGGATCAACAAATGGTGCTTCCGGAACTGACTTTGTTGTGCCTCACATGCCGCTTCCTATTCAAGGGAAAGCTGAAGTACCATCTGATGACCCAACTAGCCACGCCCGAGATGTGGTTCCTATTTCAAGTAAAGGGCGTTCCAGGGAAAAGAATGAAGAACAGTGCCAGTTAAAGAAAGCTCGAGTAGATGGACAGTATGTTACCTGTTCTCGTTGCAAGTCTGTATCGCGTGCAAAGTTGCTACTTTACTTGGTTACGGATGTGCTGATATGCTTAAGTGCACACCTCCATGGTGTACTAACCTTTCTTTTTGTAGAATTGTCTTGA